TGCCTCTCTTGGAGGGTTGGCGACTTCCGCCGCCATCACCTGGTGGAGGGGACGGCTCGCGCTCAGATCGTACGCTCCACCGTGCACGCCACCGGCAAGGTGGACGTGACCTACGAGGACCTGCTCATCCAGCAGCCCGACATTGTCCTGGTCACGCCCACCACCCTCTGCCACTGCATCCTCGCCGGAAGTCCGCTCTACGGAATGAGCCCCGCGCAGCTGCGGCACTCCGGCTTGGAGGTGGTGGTGTCCTTCACGTACACAGACGACAGCACGGGAACGCTGCACCAGACGCGCACGTCCTACACGCCCGAAGACATCCTGTGGGGTCACGTCTTCCAGGAGATGATCCGCGCCGGCAGGAGACGCTACACGGTGGACTACGTCCTCTTCAACCAAACCGCCAAGGTTCTGCTGCCTGAGCTCAGCGCCGAGGCCTACCAGCTCCACAAGCGTCCTTCGCCCAGGTCGCGTCGCCCCGATGACCTCCTCGCCCCACCCAGGGTGAAGGTGCGACCGGCGAAGGAAGGCGACCTCGCCGACCGCAAACACCCTGACACGCTAGCGCCACCTGACGCCAGTCGCCCAGAAATGTAACGCTTCACGTCACGGAGGGGTCACGTTAGCGCTAGCCAGtgttatgatgtcatcaacatATGGGTCTTGGTCAAAGGTCAACATGGCAtagtcatgatgatgatgatgatgaagacagAGCAACATATGTTTGTGTTGACAATAAAGGTCAAATGTTAACAAACATTTGTTGTGCAGgaatttcacaataaaagcatgacCTCATGAAACTCGCAATGTTACTTCCTCATCTCGCATTAGATTCTCACTCTTGCGTTGTGTTCTCATCTCACTGTTCATTCTCATCTCATACAGTATGATCTCATTATTCATGTATGTTCTCATCTTGTATTATGCTCTCATATCGCAGTGTTCTCATTGTTACATTCTCATCTCACATTATGTTCTCATCATTCACACTTATGTTCTCAGCATCTTCTCATCTCATATTGTTAGATTCTCATCTCATGTTCTCGTTAGTTATTTTCTCATCTTGTATTATGTTCTCATATCGCAGTATGTTCTCATCTCATATTGTTACTCTCATCTGGCATTATGTTCTCATCTCATATTGTTACCTTCTCATCTGGCATTATGTTCTCATCTCGTATTGTTACCTTCTCATCTGGCATTATGTTCTCATCTCATAGTGTTACCTTCTCATCGGGCATTATGTTCTCATCTCATAGTGTTACCTTCTCATCTGGCATTATGTTCTCATCTCGTAGTGTTACATTCTCATCTGGCATTATGTTCTCATCTCGTAGTGTTACCTTCTCATCTGGCATTATGTTCTCATCTCGTAGTGTTACCTTCTCATCTGGCATTATGTTCTCATGTCATAGTGTTACCTTCTCATCTGGCATTATGTTCTCATCTCATAGTGTTACCTTCTCATCTGGCATTATGTTTTCGTCTCATATTGTTACCTTCTCATCTGGCATTATGTTCTCATCTCATAGTGTTACCTTCTCATCTGGCATTATGTTTTCGTCTCATATTGTTACCTTCTCATCTGGCATTATGTTCTCATGTCATAGTGTTACCTTCTCATCTGGCATTATGTTCTCGTCTCATAGTGTTACCTTCTCATCTGGCATTATGTTCTCATCTCGTAGTGTTACCTTCTCATCTGGCATTATGTTCTCGTCTCATAGTGTTACCTTCTCATCTGGCATTATGTTCTCGTCTCATAGTGTTACCTTTTCATCTGGCATTATGTTCTCATCACACATTGTTCCATTCTCATCTCGTATTGCTGTATTCTGATGTTGCATGATGCTTTCATATCGCGTAGTTCCGTTCTCATGCGCTCGACATGTTAGTTAGGGGAAGTTTCACGTGGTCATTCTAAGATTTTATCTTCATCTCAGCTGTGTCATCTTCCTGTGAGGTCAATGACTCGCAAACGTCCGCCACACTGAAGCTTAACTCCACGGCGCCCCCGTGTGGCACTCAGACTCAGCTGTCCTCCTGCTGGGacaacgcgcacacacactagtTTGAGGTAAACATGCACAAGAGTAAAAATAGTCTCATTAAACCTCAGCAAGCGGCAGCACATACACAGTCTCACCCTCATCTTTCTCATTTGATTCTCTTCCCTTCCACGAGCTGATGTCCATCTGCAGCTCATCCTCGTGTCATGTTCGCCTCACCTTCGTCATCCTCATCTCATCTTCCTCGCGGTGTCATGCTTGCGTGAGGTCACGTGGATTTTCACGCACTCGTTAACAAGTTGCGATGTCTCGGCGTCGCGTGCACACGCCGTGCGCGATCACACCGTGCAGTGGCGGGGGCGCGGCGTGGCttggaggggggtgggggggcggttCCTGCTCGTGCCTGGCGTTTAAAACGCTTTGGACCAGACCGGAGAGACAGCACCGAGACCCGGTCCGGCACAGTCATGACTGGAGCGCCGCTCTTCAGGAGATTCGGTCCAGCCCGGTAAAAGACTGCAGAGGACTCGGATGACAGCGCAGGCCCGAACCGGCCGGACTTTTATTTCCGTGCACTGAAGCAGGACCGTGCACGCATGAGCAACAGGTAGATAAGATTCTGGACTTTAATGACGTGATGGTTCTGGTtcggaaaaaagttgaaattgctttttttttttttttttttacttttcactcAAAGTTCATTTGTTAGTGTGTGTACGCGTGATTGCGTCAGCCCCCCTCCCGCACCTGTTAACATTTGTctgtggagtgtgtgtgttgaagcAGCCGGCATGCCGTAAAGAAGGGGCTATGAGGTTCTGTTTGGTCCATACatgttgatgatgatgctaGAGCAGGTCCATGCTGTCGCCGTGACGACGCCGCTAATGATGAAGCTTGTGAATCCTCACAGGACTTCCTTGGAGGAGGTCTCGGGAGGTTCTGACAGTCAACAAGCTGCAGCCCCACCTCCTTTACACAGCTCCTCCCTCCCACCTTTGACCTTTGACACCCAATGCCTGTTCCTAATATTGTGGTCAAAAAGTGTGCCTAATGAGGTCTCCACTGACAAGCTCCTCCTTGTTTGTGTACTTTGCAGACCACCTTGACAAGGTCGAGCCCACCCCCCATGAGAGTGGAGTGACCCCCGCCCTCGCAAAGTGTTCCCGCAAGGCTTTTTCCACAAAGAGGGACCGTTCGGCGCAGCAGGCGCGGCggccccgcccccccccccagactGAGGCGATGGGCAGCCTGCGTGGCGGCCGCTACAGCGCAGTGTCATCAGAGGCCAACATGGTGGTCCCCAGCAAGGCGGTCGCGGGCATGGCGGCGGCCAACGGCAAAGTGCACACGCGGCCGGCGTGGGCCAGCAGGTTCGTGAAGAAAGACGGCCATTGCAACGTGCGCTTCGTCAACGTGGGCGAGAAAGGCCAGCGCTACCTGGCCGACATCTTCACCACGTGTGTGGACATCCGCTGGCGCTGGATGCTGCTGCTCTTCTGCTTGGCCTTCCTGCTCTCCTGGCTCTTCTTCGGCTGCATCTTCTGGCTGGTGGCCATCTTCCACGGCGACCTGGAGGGCCACGCCCACAAGTGCGTCTCCAACGTCAGCAGCTTCACCGCCGCCTTCCTGTTCTCCGTGGAGACGCAGACCACCATCGGCTA
This sequence is a window from Dunckerocampus dactyliophorus isolate RoL2022-P2 chromosome 2, RoL_Ddac_1.1, whole genome shotgun sequence. Protein-coding genes within it:
- the kcnj16a gene encoding inward rectifier potassium channel 16, with product MWYQSVRARDEVTAVKTEPGKQRYVRKEGSCDVVFRHVPEEWLLFVTDIFTTLVEIRWRVMFLIFALSYILSWLFFGIVFWVIALAHGDVQDPKLAPCVYEVRSFTAAFLFSLETQTTIGYGTRGMSENCTVAIVAVTIQDVVSCFIDTFVIGIAVAKMASARKRAQTVGFSSCAVINLRDGHLCLSWRVGDFRRHHLVEGTARAQIVRSTVHATGKVDVTYEDLLIQQPDIVLVTPTTLCHCILAGSPLYGMSPAQLRHSGLEVVVSFTYTDDSTGTLHQTRTSYTPEDILWGHVFQEMIRAGRRRYTVDYVLFNQTAKVLLPELSAEAYQLHKRPSPRSRRPDDLLAPPRVKVRPAKEGDLADRKHPDTLAPPDASRPEM